The following are from one region of the Mycolicibacterium diernhoferi genome:
- a CDS encoding NIPSNAP family protein: MRKYHRHTLLYLHETIELGRGNSDEFTERFDGIYHPMMEQLGARLFALWESTPYNGNWPQVTVIWEIDAFADYARIGKAQARGGSHATAAAQWAAYLSGIGAHGEGRIMYAAPQNRNLEQLRDEGFKAELVIQEIMQTKPGKQDDYIRELERLYVPWSESTGKRWLGSFTTTFRFNEVIHYWALDGGWDCFENHYPSWKDSPPAEIVTWMSVAPALRDGWEDSILAALPPSPLQ, encoded by the coding sequence GTGCGTAAATATCACCGCCACACGTTGTTGTATCTGCACGAGACGATCGAACTGGGTCGCGGCAACAGCGATGAGTTCACCGAGCGGTTCGACGGGATCTACCACCCCATGATGGAGCAGCTCGGGGCCCGGTTGTTCGCGCTCTGGGAGAGCACGCCCTACAACGGAAACTGGCCGCAGGTCACCGTCATCTGGGAGATCGACGCATTCGCCGACTACGCCCGGATCGGCAAGGCCCAGGCTCGCGGCGGTAGCCATGCGACCGCGGCGGCGCAGTGGGCGGCCTACCTGTCCGGTATCGGCGCTCACGGTGAGGGCCGGATCATGTACGCCGCCCCGCAGAACCGGAACCTGGAGCAACTGCGGGACGAAGGATTCAAGGCCGAGCTGGTGATCCAGGAGATCATGCAGACCAAACCGGGCAAGCAGGACGACTACATCCGCGAACTGGAGCGGCTCTATGTGCCGTGGTCGGAGAGCACCGGTAAGCGTTGGCTCGGGTCCTTCACCACCACCTTCCGGTTCAATGAGGTCATCCACTACTGGGCGCTCGACGGCGGCTGGGATTGCTTCGAGAACCACTACCCGTCCTGGAAGGACTCGCCCCCCGCCGAGATTGTCACCTGGATGTCGGTCGCTCCCGCGCTGCGCGACGGCTGGGAGGACTCCATCCTCGCCGCGTTGCCGCCGTCCCCGCTGCAGTAG
- a CDS encoding cytochrome P450 — MEKTVAQDFSYDPFDPAVMADPLPFYRVLRDEHPVYYLPKWDTYALSRFADIWEALRLTDGTFVASEGTLPSAAVLEHHNSGPVADPPLHPMPFHANFDSPIYENVRRCTSAQFRPRSAATLADRIRTVANERLDELLPRGTFDLTQDYGGHVAATMVCEFVGLPVELAPEVLATVNAGSLAQPGEGVEVANSRPGFLSYLTPIIERRRAEGADGSVPIADSLINFVLPDGSGFSDTEAATQMLGVFIGGTETVPKITAAGLWQLAEHPDQLAAVRADPDANVPIAREEILRYTAPAQWFARTVRRPYTIHGTTINPGQRIITLLASAARDEREYPDPDAFIWNRPIERLLSFGHGQHFCLGVHVARLEVTIMMQEWFKRVGDYRIITEAAARPPSSFQWGWNNVPVEV; from the coding sequence ATGGAAAAGACAGTCGCGCAGGACTTCTCATACGACCCATTCGATCCGGCGGTGATGGCCGACCCGCTGCCGTTCTACCGGGTGCTGCGTGATGAGCATCCGGTGTACTACCTGCCGAAGTGGGACACCTACGCACTGTCCCGGTTCGCCGACATCTGGGAGGCGCTGCGCCTGACCGACGGCACCTTCGTGGCATCCGAGGGCACCCTGCCGTCCGCGGCGGTGCTGGAACACCACAACAGCGGGCCGGTCGCCGATCCGCCGCTGCACCCCATGCCGTTTCACGCCAACTTCGACTCACCGATCTATGAGAACGTGCGCCGCTGCACCTCGGCGCAGTTCCGGCCGCGTTCGGCGGCCACCCTGGCCGACCGCATCCGCACGGTGGCCAACGAACGCCTCGACGAGCTGCTGCCGCGCGGCACCTTCGATCTGACCCAGGACTACGGCGGACACGTCGCGGCCACCATGGTGTGCGAATTCGTGGGCCTGCCGGTCGAACTGGCGCCCGAGGTGCTGGCGACGGTCAACGCCGGCAGCCTCGCACAGCCCGGGGAGGGCGTCGAGGTCGCCAATTCGCGGCCCGGCTTCCTGTCGTACCTGACCCCGATCATCGAACGCCGCCGCGCCGAAGGGGCGGACGGCAGTGTGCCGATCGCCGACAGTCTGATCAACTTCGTGTTGCCCGACGGGTCCGGCTTCAGCGATACCGAGGCCGCCACCCAGATGCTCGGGGTGTTCATCGGCGGTACCGAGACCGTCCCGAAGATCACCGCGGCCGGGCTGTGGCAACTCGCCGAACACCCCGATCAGCTCGCCGCGGTGCGCGCCGACCCGGACGCCAATGTGCCGATCGCGCGCGAGGAGATCCTGCGCTACACCGCACCGGCCCAGTGGTTCGCCCGAACGGTGCGCCGCCCGTACACGATCCACGGCACCACCATCAACCCGGGCCAGCGCATCATCACCCTGCTGGCCTCGGCGGCCCGCGACGAACGCGAGTACCCGGACCCGGACGCCTTCATCTGGAACCGCCCCATCGAGCGGTTGCTGTCCTTCGGGCACGGCCAGCACTTCTGCCTGGGCGTGCACGTCGCCCGCCTGGAGGTGACCATCATGATGCAGGAGTGGTTCAAGCGGGTGGGCGACTACCGGATCATCACCGAGGCCGCCGCCCGGCCCCCGTCGAGTTTCCAGTGGGGCTGGAACAACGTCCCGGTGGAGGTCTGA
- a CDS encoding zinc-binding dehydrogenase, with translation MWGYRLIAPFTFERTDRPVPDPDTLAPGQVLLGFLAAGICGSDLPGFRGTQGRLPGDTGCCAAEMDGFPIHEIAGEVLASAHADHAVGDRVVGWASGFDGLQAQVVADGDGLLCYAPDLSPAHAIGLQPLACVLYAVEQLGDVTGKRVAVIGQGSIGLLFTYVLKAAGAAHVTGVDPVDRAALGPVFGVDEVVRATSDRWVRHLTETFDIVVETVGHQVATLNHALEAAAFGATVFYFGVPDDDSYPISMRTMLRNNLTLKSGVTLERRRVLAAADAFAHAHPDLLPAYLTHTFGADQAQSAFEQACTPDPTRVKIAIVGDPA, from the coding sequence ATGTGGGGATACCGACTGATCGCGCCGTTCACCTTCGAACGCACCGACCGCCCCGTTCCCGATCCGGACACCCTGGCCCCGGGCCAGGTGCTGCTGGGATTCCTGGCCGCCGGCATCTGCGGTAGCGACCTGCCCGGCTTCCGCGGCACCCAGGGCCGGCTGCCCGGCGACACCGGCTGCTGCGCCGCCGAGATGGACGGATTCCCGATCCACGAGATCGCCGGGGAAGTCCTGGCCAGCGCCCACGCCGACCATGCGGTGGGGGACCGGGTGGTCGGCTGGGCATCCGGTTTCGACGGACTGCAGGCCCAGGTGGTCGCCGACGGTGACGGATTGCTCTGTTATGCACCGGATCTGAGCCCGGCCCACGCCATCGGTCTGCAACCGCTGGCCTGTGTGCTCTACGCCGTGGAACAACTCGGTGACGTGACCGGCAAACGCGTCGCGGTGATCGGACAGGGCTCCATCGGCCTGTTGTTCACCTATGTGCTCAAGGCCGCCGGCGCCGCCCACGTCACCGGGGTGGATCCCGTCGACCGGGCCGCCCTGGGGCCGGTCTTCGGGGTCGACGAGGTGGTGCGCGCGACCAGCGACCGGTGGGTGCGGCACCTGACAGAAACGTTCGACATCGTGGTGGAGACCGTCGGACATCAGGTGGCCACCTTGAACCACGCGCTGGAGGCCGCCGCCTTCGGGGCCACGGTGTTCTACTTCGGGGTCCCCGACGACGACAGCTACCCGATCAGCATGCGCACCATGCTGCGTAACAATCTGACCCTGAAATCCGGTGTGACGCTGGAACGCCGGCGGGTGCTGGCCGCCGCCGACGCGTTCGCCCACGCGCATCCCGACCTGCTTCCCGCCTACCTCACCCACACCTTCGGAGCCGATCAGGCGCAGTCGGCGTTCGAACAGGCCTGTACGCCCGACCCGACCCGCGTCAAGATAGCGATCGTGGGGGACCCCGCATGA
- a CDS encoding HpcH/HpaI aldolase family protein — MSRLQDALAASDQIWGGWVVGPTIIGPEEFAQAGYDYVGFDVQHGYLDDADVALLLRRLEHVPIATAVRLPSADPAPIGRVLDAGADAVIIAMVESAEQAAAAVAATRYAPAGVRSFGPLRASLGHDTVALEAEASVYVMIETARGLAALDEICAVPGLTGIYLGPADLAISMGHRLSDAWTHPDVRAAMAEIQDTAAAAGLVTGIHAGTGQIGKTLADMGFRMITLASESQALRRGAAAHLSEATAGTTDPAGQDGYLQ; from the coding sequence ATGAGCCGCCTGCAGGACGCCCTGGCCGCCAGCGACCAGATCTGGGGCGGCTGGGTGGTCGGACCCACCATCATCGGCCCCGAGGAATTCGCCCAGGCCGGTTACGACTACGTCGGATTCGACGTCCAACACGGCTATCTCGACGACGCCGATGTCGCGCTGCTGCTGCGTCGCCTCGAGCACGTACCGATCGCCACCGCGGTGCGACTGCCCTCGGCCGATCCCGCCCCGATCGGCCGGGTACTCGACGCCGGCGCCGACGCCGTCATCATCGCCATGGTGGAATCCGCGGAGCAGGCCGCCGCCGCGGTCGCCGCCACCCGCTACGCCCCGGCCGGGGTACGCAGCTTCGGACCGCTGCGGGCGTCGCTGGGCCACGACACCGTGGCGCTGGAGGCCGAGGCCAGCGTCTACGTGATGATCGAAACCGCCCGTGGGCTGGCCGCGCTCGATGAGATCTGTGCCGTACCCGGCCTCACCGGCATCTATCTCGGGCCCGCCGACCTGGCGATCTCGATGGGACATCGGCTCTCCGATGCCTGGACCCACCCCGACGTCCGCGCGGCGATGGCCGAGATCCAGGACACCGCCGCCGCCGCCGGACTGGTCACCGGAATCCATGCCGGGACCGGACAGATCGGAAAGACCTTGGCCGACATGGGGTTCCGGATGATCACCCTGGCGTCGGAATCCCAGGCGCTGCGCCGCGGGGCCGCGGCGCACCTGAGCGAGGCAACCGCCGGCACCACCGACCCGGCCGGACAGGACGGATACCTGCAGTGA
- a CDS encoding SDR family NAD(P)-dependent oxidoreductase — MTTQPVALVTGAARGQGAAIVARLHTDGFRVAACDLLLDELHDSTAGYGDDVLALELDVTSEAQWHAAVAATVERFGSLRTLVNNAGVLHRAGIADETAAGFEGSWRVNCLGPFLGIQAALEHLKAAEGASVVNTCSTSAIRPFPNHSAYGSSKWALRGLTQAVAAELAPTGIRVNAVFPGPIATPMLDERTQTRLAQTSTAGRLGSPVEVADAVAFLVSANASFITGSELVVDGGQMLQIG; from the coding sequence GTGACGACACAACCGGTGGCGCTGGTGACCGGCGCGGCGCGCGGACAGGGTGCGGCGATCGTCGCGCGACTGCACACCGACGGCTTCCGGGTCGCGGCCTGCGACCTGCTCCTCGATGAATTACACGACAGCACAGCCGGATACGGCGACGACGTCCTCGCCCTCGAACTCGACGTCACCTCCGAGGCGCAGTGGCACGCCGCGGTCGCCGCGACCGTCGAGCGGTTCGGGTCCCTGCGCACCCTGGTGAACAACGCCGGCGTGCTGCACCGGGCCGGGATCGCCGACGAGACCGCGGCCGGATTCGAGGGCAGCTGGCGGGTGAACTGTCTGGGCCCGTTCCTGGGCATCCAGGCGGCGCTGGAGCACCTGAAGGCCGCCGAGGGCGCCTCGGTCGTGAACACCTGCAGCACCAGCGCCATCCGGCCATTCCCGAACCACTCGGCCTACGGCTCGTCCAAATGGGCGCTGCGCGGCCTCACCCAGGCCGTCGCCGCGGAACTGGCCCCGACCGGCATCCGGGTCAACGCGGTCTTCCCGGGCCCGATCGCCACCCCGATGCTCGACGAACGCACCCAGACCCGGCTGGCGCAGACCTCCACCGCCGGGCGGCTGGGCAGCCCGGTCGAGGTGGCCGACGCGGTGGCCTTCCTGGTGTCGGCCAACGCCTCCTTCATCACCGGTTCGGAACTGGTGGTCGACGGCGGCCAGATGCTGCAGATCGGATAG
- a CDS encoding alpha/beta hydrolase, with protein sequence MSEEIADRLDPALRHLAAARTDLSAEALPAVRAFLDQRRADGATRIDTTGVTVEDAVAGGDVPVRIYRGGTAGAVLYCHSGAFVLGNLDTDHLQCVELARRAGVIVVSVDYRLAPEHAYPAGLDDALAVLHWTAQHAGTWGIAADRLAVAGSSAGGALAARLAQCAADGAAPQIRFQLLHQPVLDDGLTPSKQEFHDTPGFDGPAAELMWRHYLAGAEPAAGAVPARAADLSGLAPAFISCSELDPLRDEAVDYALRLMWAGVPTDLHVFAGTCHGFDSLVPDWEISTQLFELQGTAVRRALALS encoded by the coding sequence ATGAGTGAGGAGATCGCCGACCGGCTCGATCCCGCCCTGCGTCACCTGGCGGCGGCACGCACCGACCTGAGCGCCGAGGCGCTGCCGGCGGTGCGCGCATTTCTGGACCAGCGCCGCGCCGACGGGGCGACCCGCATCGACACCACCGGTGTCACCGTGGAGGACGCGGTGGCCGGCGGGGACGTCCCGGTCCGCATCTACCGGGGCGGCACCGCGGGCGCCGTCCTGTACTGCCACAGCGGGGCGTTCGTGCTGGGCAACCTGGACACCGATCACCTGCAGTGCGTCGAACTGGCCCGCCGGGCCGGCGTCATCGTGGTGTCGGTGGACTACCGACTGGCCCCGGAACACGCCTACCCGGCCGGTCTCGACGATGCCCTGGCCGTCCTGCACTGGACGGCGCAGCACGCGGGAACGTGGGGGATCGCAGCGGACCGGCTGGCGGTCGCGGGCAGCAGCGCCGGTGGCGCACTGGCGGCCCGGCTGGCCCAGTGCGCCGCCGACGGGGCCGCGCCGCAGATCCGATTCCAGCTCCTGCATCAGCCGGTGCTCGACGACGGGCTCACCCCGTCCAAGCAGGAATTCCACGACACCCCCGGATTCGACGGTCCCGCAGCGGAACTGATGTGGCGCCACTACCTGGCCGGCGCCGAGCCGGCGGCGGGCGCGGTGCCCGCCCGGGCCGCCGACCTGAGCGGTCTGGCGCCGGCGTTCATCAGCTGCTCGGAACTCGACCCGCTGCGCGACGAGGCCGTCGACTACGCGCTGCGGCTCATGTGGGCGGGTGTGCCGACCGATCTGCACGTGTTCGCCGGCACCTGCCACGGGTTCGATTCGCTGGTGCCGGACTGGGAGATCAGCACGCAGCTGTTCGAACTGCAGGGCACGGCGGTGCGCCGAGCCCTGGCGCTCAGCTGA
- a CDS encoding polyketide cyclase, with the protein MGIVTTSSETAFTQTAEKIYDFVTNPVNWAKTYPGGPRITGVRDTLPLRVGDTWQEAHPTEDRVFTWQLAIATRPRMWVFSSVGRLGTDYEGNGGFEGRMTIEYHFSRPDPGVTLFKRTMTIEAYRDAPMGDGFFRIVNPSHIDAYHAAVARELDALS; encoded by the coding sequence TTGGGCATCGTCACCACCAGCTCCGAGACCGCGTTCACCCAAACCGCGGAGAAAATCTACGATTTCGTCACCAATCCGGTCAACTGGGCCAAGACCTATCCGGGCGGGCCGCGGATCACCGGCGTGCGGGACACCCTGCCGCTGCGGGTGGGTGACACCTGGCAGGAGGCCCATCCCACCGAGGACCGGGTGTTCACCTGGCAGCTGGCGATCGCCACCCGACCGCGCATGTGGGTGTTCAGTTCGGTCGGCCGCCTCGGCACCGACTATGAGGGCAACGGCGGCTTCGAGGGCCGGATGACCATCGAATACCACTTCAGCCGGCCCGATCCCGGTGTCACGCTGTTCAAGCGCACCATGACCATCGAGGCCTACCGGGACGCGCCGATGGGTGACGGGTTCTTCCGGATCGTCAACCCATCCCACATCGACGCCTATCACGCCGCGGTCGCCCGCGAACTCGACGCGCTCAGCTGA